The Malus domestica chromosome 13, GDT2T_hap1 genome includes a window with the following:
- the LOC103451833 gene encoding F-box/kelch-repeat protein SKIP11: MLEGRSCLLSRVFPSSCQPENEWPYMTYRRLDDISNSKRPLGFDGGDDDEEHRERKLCKLLDCCDMVETEVNQSSCEQSEDQQHSGSSSDSDKHINRIGRDNLISCLIRCSRSDYGSIAFVNQSFRSLVRSGELYKLRRQNDVIEHWIYFSCHLLEWEAFDPNRGRWMHLPRMTSNECFMCSDKESCAVGTELLVFGKEVTSHVIFRYSILTNSWSSGMRMNAPRCLFGSASLKEIAILAGGCDSQGNILSSAELYNSETQTWEMLPSMNKPRKMCSGVFMDDKFYVIGGIGGSDLKVLTCGEEYDLTARTWTEIPNMSPGRSGAARETDVPAGEAPPLVAVVNNELYAADYADMEVRKYDKERRVWLTVGRLPERAASMNGWGLAFRACGDQLIVIGGPRALGEGFIEINAWVPGEGPPQWNLLARKQSGNFVYNCAVMGC, translated from the coding sequence ATGTTGGAGGGTCGGTCCTGCTTGCTTTCGAGGGTGTTTCCGAGCTCTTGCCAGCCAGAAAACGAGTGGCCATACATGACTTACCGCCGGCTCGACGATATTTCCAACAGCAAGCGCCCATTGGGGTTTGATGGCGGTGATGACGACGAAGAGCATCGAGAGAGGAAGTTGTGTAAGCTATTGGATTGTTGTGACATGGTGGAGACGGAGGTGAATCAGTCATCGTGTGAGCAATCGGAGGATCAACAGCATTCTGGGTCTTCTTCAGATTCGGATAAGCATATAAATAGGATTGGTAGGGACAACTTGATCAGCTGCCTCATTCGCTGCTCGAGGTCTGATTATGGTTCCATTGCCTTTGTAAACCAGAGCTTCCGCTCGTTAGTTAGGAGCGGGGAGCTCTATAAACTGAGGAGGCAGAATGATGTCATTGAGCACTGGATTTATTTCTCTTGCCACCTACTTGAATGGGAGGCTTTTGATCCCAATCGCGGCAGGTGGATGCACTTGCCAAGGATGACTTCCAATGAATGTTTCATGTGTTCGGACAAGGAATCTTGCGCCGTGGGAACCGAGCTTCTTGTATTTGGGAAGGAGGTGACTTCCCATGTAATCTTTAGGTATAGTATTTTGACAAACTCGTGGTCTTCTGGAATGAGGATGAATGCCCCGAGATGCTTGTTTGGGTCTGCCAGCCTCAAGGAGATTGCAATTTTGGCAGGTGGTTGTGATTCGCAGGGAAATATACTCAGCTCCGCGGAGTTATATAATTCTGAGACTCAGACTTGGGAGATGCTCCCGAGCATGAATAAGCCCCGGAAGATGTGTTCTGGGGTTTTTATGGACgataaattttatgttattgGTGGGATTGGGGGAAGTGATTTGAAGGTTCTTACATGTGGCGAAGAATATGATTTAACGGCAAGAACATGGACAGAAATACCTAACATGTCTCCTGGACGGAGTGGTGCAGCCAGAGAGACTGATGTGCCTGCTGGTGAGGCACCACCTCTGGTTGCAGTGGTAAATAATGAATTGTATGCTGCTGACTATGCTGACATGGAGGTGAGGAAATACGACAAGGAGAGAAGAGTGTGGCTGACGGTGGGGAGATTGCCCGAGCGGGCAGCCTCAATGAATGGTTGGGGTCTTGCATTCAGGGCTTGTGGAGACCAGCTTATTGTTATTGGCGGCCCTAGGGCTCTGGGTGAAGGATTCATAGAGATCAATGCATGGGTTCCGGGTGAAGGTCCTCCACAATGGAACTTGCTTGCGAGGAAGCAATCGGGTAACTTTGTCTATAATTGCGCAGTGATGGGATGCTGA